GGGGACCATGCAGTTGTGTAGTTTGCATTGCCTATGGCAGGAAATGGCTCTGTTCATGCTTGTTAAAAGGAAAATTACCACAAAATTCTAGCataccaaataataataataataattaggtaTTTAATACTTCAATATACAGATCAATGAATGTATTGATGACATGTGTAAATCATACAGTTATGAGAGAATCATTCAGTACACCTTTGACAGCCATTGACAGTACCACACTTGTTACTTTGGTAAAACAGCTGTTCCCGAACACTTACTAAGCAGCAGGGCTTACTGGGCTGCCAGGAGACAGATTGAGGCACATGTGACAAGTAAGGTATGTGTATCTCAACAAGCCAGACAAAAGTACATATGCCTTACCTTAGTGTTGCATATGTCACTTGGCACACTGCCTGCTCCTAATCCAAGCAATGCACTGAGACACAAACACTGCTTTCATTGATGTATGAAGTAGCTTTGTTTGGATTTGCCTGTCATgctagaatctctctctcactcttctagTATGTACTGACTTACATCTTTACTCATAAAAAATATTTAGTGTGGTAGACTACAAGAACTATATCCACTaaacttatatttttcataaaaaTAACCATAGGTGTGTCAAAGAATAACTAGAAAGGATCAAAGGCAGGATGGATGTGTCCCAAGGAATGGAGATAAGGAAATCTCTCCAATCTTGGGATCTGAATAAGAGATTTGGACACAGAATAGTGTGTGGCAGTCAACAATCTCTGTGGATGAGTTACTTGAAGGGACATGTGAAAATAGTGAGATGAGAGCAATGCAAGTGTCTGAACAATGcaaagtgagggagagtggtggGGTGGGCTGAAAAATACACTGAgggtaaagaataaagaaaggaaggaaagtgtatGCAAGTGAAATCCGTGGTcatagaaggagaggaaggacatctggaagataaggaaagataaggagttgattaaaaaaaaatgataacagaaATGAAATCCTTGAATAAACAAGGGGAAAGTGTTCGGATAGGATGAGGCAGAAGCTCTTACCCAACAGCCACTCTCTTGGGACATCCTCAGAAGAAAGATGGCATCACAGGAACAGACAAAGATAACTGTCTTGATTTCAGTTCTGACCATATCCACTCAGACACTTCCAGTTATTAGACACAAAACAAGTCCTGTTTTGATCTAATCTTTACTCAAGTTCCCTGGAGTTTCCACACCATCTACATTATGCCTTACTCAAATTCTGCATCCTACTCCCATGTCTCTCTTTCCCATAGACAATGCAATTTGGGTAAGGTCAATGACATGATGCCTGTCTTCCTCAGATGACTTGTGACCCAGGGGGGGAAAGGCAGTCACTGGCAGGACGAGTCTGAAGTGTGGGATTTCCTGTGGATGAAAATTTCCCTCACAGTGAGCCACAGAGTCTCTCCACAAGTCTCACACTGGTACCTCTTCCTGGCTAGATCATATCCATCCCCACCCTGAGGGGCAGCCTGTGGTGGTGGCCGGGCACAAGCTGTCAGGCATTGCCACAGGTGGGCCAGACGGTCGAGTGTTGTCAAGTGCAGGTCCTGGTCACAGTATGGACACACAGTGTCAtaggtgttgatggtggtggtagtacacTGCAGATCCAACAAACTGTTGTATGCAATGTAGGGAGTGAGATCAACCCCTCCCTTGGTGGGGTTTGGGAGACAAGCCTCCCCAGGAGGTGGGGTGAAAGGGTTTGTGGAAAGGACACAGTCCCCAGGACCAGGGCCGGTGTGCAGCACCTTCACATCTGCAGCCAGGAGACGTCGCTGGGAGTACACTGCTTCACTCTGGAAGTAGTCCACCAGACCAGCTGAGAGGTCCCTCTCCAAGGCAGCAGCCTCCACTACACCTTCATCCTCTGGGTTCTTGGAGGTACGTAAGTGGAGGAGGCGGTGCCACTGCTTACGGAGATGTACTGCTCGCACCAGCAGGTTCTGGGCACTTGAAGGCTCTGGGAACCTCAACTCAATGAAGGAATCACAAGCCACAGTAGAAATGTCTGCATTAGTGTCAAGACTGTGACAAAACAAGAGGAGAGTCTGGGCTGCTGGCACACGGACTGTGTCCACCAAGAAGGCCTTGTGAGTCTCCAGGACAGAGCCAAACGCCAGCAGCTGTTGGCCAGTGGCAGCCGGATGACGGCCAAACCCTGGTGCCTCCAAAATGCTTGAATCAGACAGCTGCAGCACCTCTGGGTGGGCAGCCAGCACACCCCCAGGATGCAGCACAGTGAAGGGCCGCTCCGGGGTGTGGAAAAGCTGCTCTGAGCCTGCCTTGTAGTTGTTGTGTTCGTCAGCAATGGCTATGCCGGGATAGAGGCCACAGCACAGGATCACCTTCAACATGGTCTGGTCCTGACCACGCAGCGTGGAGCCACGGAGAATCTCCCGCAGACGCCTTGGGTCATTGGTTATCCTAAAGTCAACATCCTTAATGTCTGTTTTGCCTTGACCCTCGCTTTCCAACTCCCAGTCTTCATCCTCCCCATTTCCTATCCGCAGCACTTGGGTAGGCCGCCGGTCTTCCTGGTGCAGCTCACGTCGCAGCTCTCGCAGCTGCTGCAGCTGGCCATGCCTCTGGGCTCGCTCGGCACTGGTGAGTGTACGCCGGGGTGTCCCAGCCACCCTCTGCAGACCAGAATCTTGCAACAACTGGGAGAACTGGTGCCTGAGTTTAGTTATGTCATAGAAGTGGTGCTCCTCTAGTCCCATCCGCCGACACCACCGCCGGGAGTCCTGTGAACCTGTCTCCTTcactcccagccactccctGCAACACAACAGTCTTGTGAacacctgccacaccacaccacattaaAACTAAAACCAACATTGACCAAGTTAACATTTTTGTACAAATCATTGGAAGAATTAATCATTTTCACCATAAAATCTAATTTGAGACATCAAATTCTGTAAACTTTACATTCCTGGTGGCAGTCTCACTTCTACATGTTTTATGTCACAATAGTATTACAGGTAAAACTTTTCCAGAATAACAGCCAGCTGATATGTATATTTCTTAAAAATCAAATGATATGGATTTCAAACTTCTGTAAACCAAGAGACTCATACATGTGAACATTTTTCTAGTAatatgaagtttccaattaTTCTCTGGCAGTGCTTGGCTACAAAAACATATCaaattaatgacaataaaaactgCAAGCAGTATTATGAAAATCTTAGAGTTGACTTTTCAAGTCTCAGCAGCAAAGATGAGTACCTAATTAAATTATGAAATGGTTATGGCCAACACCAACCTTTGTTTTCTCACAGACTGCATCCACAAAACACATCACACATGACACCTGTCAGAGCTACAAAGACACTGAATGACTGAACTCACACTTTTAGCAGCCAGTGTGTATGATCAACAGAACAGTGTAGCCCCTGTGGAAAGACGGCATctcaaataacaacacaaaaacataagagaTCAGGTGATGGAGGACAAACCTGTAGGCAGCCAGCAGGGTGAAGGGATCCCCATGGTCATTATCCAGCTCCTTGAGGGCAACCTGACACTGTGGGTCCCGGCGGGCATGTGGCTTAAAGGGACTCTGCACACTCATGGCTGCTGCCAGAGACAGCACTGGTTCCATCTGGAAGGACAGGAACACAATGGTCATGATGAGTTCTATTACTGGAAAATTATTATAAATTCTCAACTGACAGCAACATTCAAAACTACAAGTAAAGAAAGTACAATGACTGTAAAAGAATgttaattaaaagaagaaattatctGCTAAATGATGCAGCACAGTGTATCAAGTAATAAGAGAGGAGAGCAAATGACAGCATTGATACACAGGACTCACCTGATGGAAGAGTGCACCCATGATGAGCATCTTCCCCAAGCCAACCTCCAGGGGGAGCTGTGCCAGCAGCTGCCCCAGAGTGGTCAGCTTATTGTCCATGTCTATGGCATCTTGGGACTGGAGGGAGGACAGGGCGTGCTCCAAGGCCTCCTGTGGAGGTGGCTCAATGAAGGGGAAGAGCCGGGGGTCTGGCAGACCCATGGAAGTCATGCGCAGCACCACAGAGTCCAAGGGCACGCGCTGCACCTCCGGGGGACTGTAATGGGGAAAGGACTCGTAGTCTTGAGGGGAGTACAGCCGGAAGCAGGTGCCAGGCCCTGTGCGTCCTGCACGACCCTTCCGCTGCTCCGCTGAGGCCTGGCTCACCCAGCACTCCTTAAGACGCCGCATCTTGCCCCGGGCCTGATGTgtcatctccttcaccttccccgaGTCGGCCACAAAACGCACACCGTCGATGGTCACCGAGGTCTCAGCAATGTTTGTGGAGACAATGCACTTCCGAACACCCTCAGGAGCCACATGGAACACCCGCTCTTGCTGGGCAGCCGAGAGTGTGCTGTGCAGCGGCAGTACCACCCACCGCCCACTGTGCTGTGAGTACTCCTGTGCCGCCTCCACCACAGTGCTGATCTCCTTGGCACCGCTCAGGAACACCAGCAGGTCCCCGCGCTCGTCAGCCGGGTACTGCTGGTCAATGAGCTGCAACAGGCGTACATATGGCCCTGGATCCATGCGGTTATTCTTGGACTTGTCAATAGGGGGCTGGGGTAAGTACTTGAGGGTGATGGGGTGTAGGCGACCTGGCACCTGCACCACTGGGGCGCCAGGGAAGTAGCTGGTGAACAGGTCCAGGTTGACAGTAGCACTCATGAGCAGCACCCGCACCTCTGGCCGTCGTACCTGCAGCACCTTCACCACCCCTAGCAGGAAGTCTGTATCCAGGTGCCGCTCGTGTACCTCATCCAGGATGATCACCTGGTACTGGAGCAGTAGGGGGTCCACGCACACCTGCCGCAACAGCAGCCCCTCTGTCAGGAACACCAGGCGGGTGTGGGATGTGCGGGTCTTCTCAAACCTCACCTGGTAGCCTACGCCAGAGCCATATAGGTCCAGGGTCTCATAGGCCACACGGCGAGCCAGCGCCACACAGGCCAGGCGCCGCGGCTGTGTCACGGCCACATTGGTGTAGCCAGCATCCAGCAGGTAACGTGGCACCTGTGTGGACTTGCCGCAGCCAGTGTCAcctgccactatcaccacaccaTGCTGCTCCACCTCTTGCAGCAGCTCCTCCCGGCGGGTGGCAATGGGCAGCTCTGCCTGGGTCTGCCTCAGTTGCCTCAGCCGCTCAAACCTCTGCCGCTGAGTGAAGTCTAGGTAGAGCAGCATGACAAACCGGGCTTCCTCCAGCCGCCGCTGGGATAGCCGCTGACGTCCCTTTCCAACTTCCTCCAAATCCTGTGGGGGAAGACGGCGTTTCATCTCCTCAATGCTGGCTCCACTCAGGCAGAAATTGATGTTGTGTCTCTTGTGGAAGGCAAGGGGGAGGCCAAGCTTAGCACTGaagccctgccccgccccagcACCCCTGCCTGCTCCACACATCTCCCTAATCTTGCGTTGCTTGTGAAGGCCATGATACTTCTTGAGGAACGCCCAGAAGTCTTGATACTGTTCGCTGCCCCGCACCATGGGGTCCTCTGGCCCCAGCCCACAAAAGAGCAAGTCCAGCTCCCGCCGGTGAGCTTCCCACTCAAACATGAGCTCATCTTCAGAATCTGAGCCAGCCGTGGCCCCTGAGGACACTGTGGCATGGTGGGGGGTAGTGGAGGATCCCATTTCATTACACCCTGGCAAGTGTGAGGAGCTCTGGGTGCTCCTTCTGTCCCTGCCACGTGCTGCTCCCACTGCTGATGTAGAGCCTCTCTCAGAATCTGACCTTGAACTTGACCTAGACCTTGAACTAGATTTTGATCTCGACCTTGATCTTTTGTCATATTtgtgtctcctcttctttttcttcttatgtttGGCCTTGTGTGACCGCTTCCTGTAGCCAACCGGGGACCGCGACCGCGACCGTGAGCCAGACCGCTGTGAGTGGCCCATTGCTGTGTGCACCTCATTCACTAATTCACTCTATAGTCTATGTATTGCCCACCACACCTTACcttcaaagaaaaaatgaacattATGTTGCTTatctatgcatgtgtgtgttttgcattcTATAAAAACCTTGTGTTTGGTGGAAATGAGTCCTGgaataacattttttctttacaatgcATCACATAAACCTCAAAAAAATATAACCAaaatcttctctctttttttctacctgttggtgtatatatataccatcCCACCAACCCCAGCATGACCACGGCACCAGCTACTCCTTGAACTTCCACTCTTGGCGGCACATTGGGCACTGCTGGTGGAGATGCTGGGACTGGAGCCACTTCATGATGCAGTGGATGTGGAAGCAGTGGGAGCACTGGCCCCACACCAGCGGGCAGTCATCCCCCGGCAGCCGGCAGTCTGAGCAGCAGCCGTCGAAGGGCATACGACAGATCCCACAGCTGTCATCATTGGCCACCCACCGCCATGTGGCCACACCGGTCCACCCCTTAACCCGCACCTTCATCACCTGCCAAGGGAGAGGTTggtcaacaccacaccaccacaacacatcaGCTCATGACACACAAACTGATGGACATGAACAACATACTGCCAGACTTTCACAGTGCCCAGTCTTCCCCTAATCTATCACAATCTTAAATAATCTTCatgaaacaaatgaatgaattgaAATTTTGAAAGAAATCAATGAACTGCAATTCTTAAACGTGTATTTCAAATACAAGAGTAACAACACTCAACATAATCTTAAAATAACAACACTCGACATAATTCTAAACTATTAATAACACTGCCAGAAATGTAGCAAATCAACACCTCCAGAAACTTAGCAAatggttggcaacactgctccaCAAACAAACCAACAATTGGCACCACCATGTCCAGTGACAACCACAATCATATTTTCAGAGTTTTTAATgtgattttattaattttcaaccCCTTTTGCTAAGCACATTACTAAATTCATTGCTCCCTCACCCAAAACCTTGATTTCCCACAGGTCCCTCAAATCGTTGGGAATGAGAGGCCCACATAAGTTAAAGTTAAAAAGTCATAACTCAAAAAATTTTCATTTGTTCTGGAAACGACGGATCATATGAAGATCCTCCCCCCCAAAGTATCCAACTGAAGATCCACCCCCCTAGTCGTGCTCATATGAAGATCCTCCCCCACAGAGTATCCAACTGAAGATCCACCCCCCTAGTCGCACTCATATGAAGATCCTACCCCCCAAAGTATCCAACTGAAGATCCACCCCCCCTAGTCGTGCTCATATGAAGATCCCCCCAAGTATCCAACTGAAGATCCACCCCCCAGTCACACTCATCCCACATATAAATTGTTGATGCTCCCCATTaacatataatataaataaacaacataaggattaaataataaaacattattCAGATTACTTTCTTGTTACACTAAAtattgcaggaaaaaaaatatatattacactAAAATTTTTAAATCAATTCAATTTTAAAATTACACTAATATTTTAAAATATCTAAAAATATAAATTACACAAAATATTGCAAGGAAATATGAGTACATAGGTTATCAAAAGCATAAATTCTAGAAGATAAGAATTCAAGAAGTCCCGCCTGCATCCTCGCATCATCTTGATATGTGCTTTATATTTGTTCCAGTACGATGCTATGGCCTGAGTGTGGACACCAGTTTGCGGATCCACAAAATTGAGTGAATGGTTCACTGTCCTGTGTGTGAAGCCCAATCCTTTTATATTATTGTAAGCCCTCCACTCATCACTGTGGATTATTGATCCCCGTCGCATTACTGCTTGTATTATAGGGAGAAGTGTGACAGCATCCCTTTTGTCTACAATTTCCATGTATCCTGTTGCTGGTGAGGTGCTGGTATCGACCATTCCAAATACCCACATAGGAGTGTGAGGTCCTCTGCCCCGATGATACTTTGGTTTGTGAGAAAAACACGATTCATCGATATGCACAACTGTTCCTGGACCACCAAGTTGCACTGGGTTAGCCTGAAGATATCTACTGCACACTTCCCGGATTCGGATTCGGAACCCAAAAAAAGGTTCGCGCGCCCACCTctgattaatagtagtagtagtagtagtagtagtagtagtagtagtagtagtagtagtagtagtagtagtagttcatcaTATGAAGATCCTCCCCCCCCAGGCTAGATCATATGAAGATCCTAGATCATATGTAGATCTGGGGGGGAGGATCTTCATATGATCCGAAacgacatattttttttttttttttttttacattacaagggcactggccaagggcaaacaaagtgttggaaaaaaaaaaatcccgctggttgccaggccctgttaagaagaaagtagaaagagaaaaaacaaaaaaaatctaaaaggagggtccagttaacgtaagaggtgtcttgacactcctcttttgaaagagtttaagtcataggcaggtggaaatacagacacaggtagagagttccagagtttaccagtgtagggaatgaaggagtgaagatactggttaactcttgcattaggaagatggacagaatagggatgagaagaagtagagagtcttgtgcagcgaggccgcaggaggggggaaggcatgcagttagcaagttcagaagagcagacagcatgaaaacagcggtagaagacagataaagatgcaacattgcggcggtgacttaaagaatcaagacagtcagttagaggagaagagttgataagacgaaaagctttagattccaccttgtttagtaaagctgtgtgtgtggatcccccccagacatgagagccaccAATCACTTCACTATATTTCTCACCAGGAAAACATTCGCTACATACCAGATCCCATGGCTgggtgaaactgcaaattgacTAAAATTTTCTAAAACAAGGGATTTTTCTGAAGTCTAAGGATTTTCTTAAGGACTTCCAAAGGGAATGAATGCTCATTTTGTATTCTTGGCATCAAAATAAAGCCATCAACACATTCCATATTACTTGATGTCAGACTGATGCCTTTCTCCATACTTAcctaaagaataaagataaggtGGAAGGGTGTTGAGGGGCGTAACCCGCGTTCTGATCAGATTACGTCAAGTTAGGTCAGTGGTGTTGATGGCCCAATTCGATCATGTTAGGGGGATCGGTCATTAGGTTAGGGAGTTCATGTTTCAGGCAGACACACTCAGAAAATACAGACTTGCATGCATTTGTAATTGTTTCTCACACAATGGGGCTCGTCTCTTCAACGCTTTACTGGACCCTTCAGGAACCTGACAGGGGTCACACCTGACCTCTTCAAGAACTTGACAGATGGTTATCTACAATACCAGACGAGCCACAATACCAGGACACTCCAGTTCAACCGCCaactcataacataacataacacaacataaaggataacaaagggccaccagggcccatctaggttatcctgtatcagtcgcacagcgaccttatcatcagtacttaaagatacacttacaagtacacaatacattatatactaattctaaatatttggcccattaacagggctaagtcctgcatcgaattcctctacaatctgtgatccccatacatggggatcatgtcttgcttaactatagtaaatttcttataaaaactatcatgcagcgctatacataattataaatctaataaatttaagtgcttatgtaatctgtttttaaacattgtcaaactagtgctatttacaaccgtctctggcaatgcattccagaagtctaccaccctatgaa
The window above is part of the Portunus trituberculatus isolate SZX2019 chromosome 31, ASM1759143v1, whole genome shotgun sequence genome. Proteins encoded here:
- the LOC123511568 gene encoding probable ATP-dependent RNA helicase DHX34; protein product: MGHSQRSGSRSRSRSPVGYRKRSHKAKHKKKKKRRHKYDKRSRSRSKSSSRSRSSSRSDSERGSTSAVGAARGRDRRSTQSSSHLPGCNEMGSSTTPHHATVSSGATAGSDSEDELMFEWEAHRRELDLLFCGLGPEDPMVRGSEQYQDFWAFLKKYHGLHKQRKIREMCGAGRGAGAGQGFSAKLGLPLAFHKRHNINFCLSGASIEEMKRRLPPQDLEEVGKGRQRLSQRRLEEARFVMLLYLDFTQRQRFERLRQLRQTQAELPIATRREELLQEVEQHGVVIVAGDTGCGKSTQVPRYLLDAGYTNVAVTQPRRLACVALARRVAYETLDLYGSGVGYQVRFEKTRTSHTRLVFLTEGLLLRQVCVDPLLLQYQVIILDEVHERHLDTDFLLGVVKVLQVRRPEVRVLLMSATVNLDLFTSYFPGAPVVQVPGRLHPITLKYLPQPPIDKSKNNRMDPGPYVRLLQLIDQQYPADERGDLLVFLSGAKEISTVVEAAQEYSQHSGRWVVLPLHSTLSAAQQERVFHVAPEGVRKCIVSTNIAETSVTIDGVRFVADSGKVKEMTHQARGKMRRLKECWVSQASAEQRKGRAGRTGPGTCFRLYSPQDYESFPHYSPPEVQRVPLDSVVLRMTSMGLPDPRLFPFIEPPPQEALEHALSSLQSQDAIDMDNKLTTLGQLLAQLPLEVGLGKMLIMGALFHQMEPVLSLAAAMSVQSPFKPHARRDPQCQVALKELDNDHGDPFTLLAAYREWLGVKETGSQDSRRWCRRMGLEEHHFYDITKLRHQFSQLLQDSGLQRVAGTPRRTLTSAERAQRHGQLQQLRELRRELHQEDRRPTQVLRIGNGEDEDWELESEGQGKTDIKDVDFRITNDPRRLREILRGSTLRGQDQTMLKVILCCGLYPGIAIADEHNNYKAGSEQLFHTPERPFTVLHPGGVLAAHPEVLQLSDSSILEAPGFGRHPAATGQQLLAFGSVLETHKAFLVDTVRVPAAQTLLLFCHSLDTNADISTVACDSFIELRFPEPSSAQNLLVRAVHLRKQWHRLLHLRTSKNPEDEGVVEAAALERDLSAGLVDYFQSEAVYSQRRLLAADVKVLHTGPGPGDCVLSTNPFTPPPGEACLPNPTKGGVDLTPYIAYNSLLDLQCTTTTINTYDTVCPYCDQDLHLTTLDRLAHLWQCLTACARPPPQAAPQGGDGYDLARKRYQCETCGETLWLTVREIFIHRKSHTSDSSCQ